The genome window ttaggtGTGCAATTTGTTGGTGCAGGACCAGGAGATAAGTACATCAGGCTCTGCAAAAATCTTGAGGAATAATTTTGCCGATTGTGTCAGATTGAAAGACTTCTCTATGTATTTGAAGTGGAGTGAGATTGGTGACCTACAGATACATCTTCTTCAGGTTGGTGTCATCTTGGTCTCTGTAAGATCAAACATATTGTTGTTAGGAAATTGATGAGTGAAATATGCCATATTATCCCTAGCAAGTATTTAGAAACTTGACACAAAGTTTTACAGCTAAGTTAATTTTAACACTAAACTAATCAATATAGTCCAAGTGTGACTTGGCAAATTTCCAAACTAACTAACTACACACTACACAAACATGGCAATGTAGAAAGGTAAAGGAAATATAGAGGAAAGCAAGCACACCACACATAAAACCACAAACTGTTATGGAAGAGGAAAAACCGAGTACCGGGAGTAAAAACCTCTCCCTCGACCTCTTGTCGAAAAACTCCACTAGAATAAATAGTTGTAGTACATAGATAACTATAACCTTCCAAGCCTATATCTCCCTGTGTACTTGAGCCTTCCAAGCTCTAACAAGCAACCAACTTCATGAGTCTTTTCTTCACCTAGCTTCCTAGAGTCACCACTGTTGAGTTGCCAACAGAATGCCACCAAAGGATTTGGATTTAGATATGGCTTCTCACATTTCCAATGTCCTTCTCTCACTCACAATGTTTGTATTTGTGGATGAGGAATGTATTTACATAATCTCTATCAATGCAATGAAAGAGATGGAAAAGAGAGGTGGGAACTTGGTTTTTTTCACAGAAAAATGTCTCTCTTTTCATACAAAGGCTTGGCTTCAATTTCTTCCCTCTTATCTCATTTCTAGGGTTTGTTCAACCCTTATTTGAAGCCCCTTGCCACGCCTCACAGCTGTTTGTGTGTGTTGGTAGATGAGCAGCGAATAGGTTTAGTGCAGAATCTAGAGATCTCATGCAACTTGTGACCTGGTCACCCCTAAAGGTCACAAGATAGTTGTGAGGTTCACAATTGCACTCTCAACCAAAACCCTACCACGTGGATTACGCGGGCAAACTAGGTCACAAGATTGTCTCCTCTAGGTTGCAAAATCTCTGTCTAATGCTACTTTTAATTTTCAAGGAAAGGCTCAAGTACTCTACCCCAAGTAAAATGAAAACCCAAGAAAAAGAAcattaacaataaaaacattacAAACAACTTTTGTCACTGAATTAAGCCAACACTAAAAACATGACTTCTCAAAGAGAAATAGAAAGCCAAAAAGTGAACAAGATTTTCTTtacaagtttatttatttattattattattatttatttgagataGAAATCCTACTCTAGCCTAActaagtgtatgtgtgtgaaattcTCTCCTGAACATGGTGGTCTAGGAGTCTGAGTCAATGAGCTAAAAGATGCAAAGTTCTGGATCTCATAGTCTTGGTTGTTCATTCCGTAATAATCACTTGTGAGCACTTCTGCACCCATGGCCCATGGGTGAACTTGAAGGGGGAAAGGAGGTTTAAAATAGgttcttggaatttttttttttttttttttttttaccaaattataCTTTGAATATCATGTTTATTGTAAgatatatgatataatataaatatttgagaCAACAATCAATTTAGTTCCTCTTGTTTACTGCATTCTCTTAATAGAATAAAGGGACATTACTTTCTTGCTATAAATCTCATTCAGTATTGATCTTTGCAGCCAATAATGTCAACTATCCTGAAAACCGTTTTCTTGCCATATGTGAACTTACACCTAATAAGAGGATTTCCTCTGCCAATCCTCCATGGTTTTACAATTCAGGATGCTGAAATTGTCTGCACAGATTCAACGGTTATAGTTTACAGCGATCTGCTCTCCACAAAACAATACTTATATGCTGTTATGTAAATGAAATACACTTCGATGCTGTGCTTACAAATTTAGAATTGTAAATGTAGTGTTTTCAAGTGTTAAATAAGTTTTGTCATCAATATTGTATAAGAGATGCTTGTACATAAAATTTGTAACATTTGGTGCACTAGGAAGAGGTAATTGCAAGTTCACATCTCAGATAAAAATGCGGAAGGAATGGATAACAAGAATTGGTAAAGTCAAAAATTTGAGATTCTTGTGAATGGTAAatgtcgttttttttttcttcttcttcttcattttggaATAAGAAACCATGTGAAAATGgttaaaaaaacaaaccaaTTTACCTAGTAGGCCTGGGGTTGTGAGGGGCCAGACCCGAATCAACTACAGGCCTAGCACATCAGTTTCAATCACTTACATCTAACTCATCTTTCGACTGAAGTTCAagttgattattttttatcctAGTAGGCTAAAAAAACATATCCTCTAAGGAGATCAAGGACCACCCACTTTGATCACTTTTGTGCGCCATTGTCTTTTGACCGGCCCAATGAACATAAGGGTAAAAGGAGAAATTCATCCAAGACAAGGCCGCTCAGGCTCTATTCATTAAGACTAGCTTAAGATAGTGTGTATCATACTGGTCGGAGACAATCACGGGCTACACTAGCTATGGCCAGCCTACCTCGTCCCATCAAATTGTCCCATCAGGAGGCTGTCTCATTAGCCAAAAGTAGCCTTATGGAGCAACAATGCTCCCTACCATGTCACACGTGGTATTAAAGATATAAAtacctctctcactctcttggTAGGCCATAACTCTCAATttcctctcttcattttttctttccaaaattagCAGCTAACTTGAGTTTTGGAGTGCACATTGCTGCCTAGCGTGGCATTATGCCCTTCTTGGCTGGACCCTAGCTATGTTGGGCTTCAGTAGAGCTTCTTTCCCACAGAGCCATGTCCAAGATACTGCTTCATAGTGACCATCTCCatcttgtgttttcttttgaGCTTCTCCACTTGCTTCTTTAACGTTTCATTGTCTTGTTGAACCTTTGTAAAGTTGTCCTGCATTGATATGAAAATCATAAGTGATGAATCAGAAAGCTACCAACACTTAACCCCTCCCCCCTCCTTGTTAATTAATAACCTAATATATCATTAAATTGATTCGATATGACCTTTTCTAGAAAATGCTATCATAATATTCAGTGTTCATATTAACTTCCAATTTTCCCAGAGTCATAAATACGTTTTGTTGATAAATGATCAATCTGATTAATGATCAGGACCCTCTTTGTGAGGTACCACCACCAAACAGAAGCAATCAGAAAACATTATCGTATAGTCTGATTGTGAAGCCAAACTAGACAGAATGGTCACTAAATATAACAGTGTTAAATATTAGTCCAGTCAAAAGTGACAGATTCTGCAACTGATGCTACATGTTCAGCTTCTCTCCACCTAACAACGAGTTCTCCAGCAGCATGAACAGCTTCTGCAGTGTCTCTAAGTTGAATTCTAAGACTCCTGTTCTCCTTTTTCAAcaattctctctccctctccttctccacCCTCAATGTAGAAAGCTCTGCAGCAAGGGATTTTGCAAAACGAGAGCCATGACCTTTTTTCCCTGCCTTTGCAGCTGCCCTCTTCACCTCTGCTATCCCTTCCATGATTGCACGATGCTTTCCAACCAAGTCATTGTACTTCTCCTGTAGTTCAGCATAGTGTTCAACCATTCTAGCATGCCCAAGGACTGATCTGTGAAGTACATCATCCAACTCCGAAGTGCACTTCTTCGCTAATGTCAACTCCATCTCCAGCTTCTCTGCACGTCGGTGGTGGGATTCAATATCAATTCTCAGTTCATCAGTTAAAGAAATCCAATCGCTCTCCATTTCAgtccatctctctctttccttctctAGTTCTTCCTTGCTATAACCGAGTTGATCTACACCacttttttgtaattggaatgATGGCGAAACAAGAGGATCTCAATTTTTCATTAGACTTGTTAGAAGATGGATCAGAATATGACTGCAACTTGCtttttaaactttcaatttCCTTAAGAAGTGCTTCCTTCTCATTCAGATCAAAATATTGATTCCCAGTCCCAGCTACCACAACTTcctttattttacatttttcctTTATAATCTCCGGCTGATAATTTTCAACAGAATTGTACCTTAAAAGCTGCACAAAACACACCAAGAACAATGTTAGAAGGGATTTCCAACATTTGAAATGCTAAGGGATTTCCAACATTTGAAATGCTAAGTGTGATAGAGGAAAACAATTACTGACCTTGTCTTCACCCCTCTGTGAATGATAATCATCATTCTTGGAATCCTTAAACGGAACTATTTCATTCTTTGAAGCCTCAAGGCGAAGTTTATTAATTTCTTGACTGTGTTCTTCTTCCATCAGTTTGTACTGCTCTACCTGTACAAATTCAAAACGTCAATAATGAAGAATCCACATTATAAAATCCCAAGAAATTAAAGAGCTTTGTAAATTCTTGTGACCTGTCGATTCAACTGCTCAATTTTGGCAGCTTGCTCCACACACACGTTTTCAAGCTCCTCTCGCTTAAGACCTTTTATCATAGCATTGCCTGCATCCTGAAACAGCAAAAACAGAAACTAATTTTAAAATGCAGAAATGGATTTCTCTTAACTGCACTTGCCAGAAATTTAGTCTAGCCATACTTGAGGCACTTCATCTGTCAATTGAGTGGGATTCTCTGCCTCATCAACAGGTACAATCCATGTCTTCAAGCTATCCTTAACCTCATTGGAATCCTTCTCAGATATTCTTCGTTGGCAAGATgtacaaaggaaagaagaagatggtCCATTTGAAGATGGTCTCTCTTCTGGTAGTGTCTGAACAGAAGCATTGGCCTAATCAATTTCTGCACAAGGTTCCAATTTCAAGTGCTCAAAGGAGAAGGAAACTGAAGATTTTTTTGATGCAGAGTTCCGTTGGTGATAGTCAATAATCTGTAAGCCTCGGTGAAGGCTAGCAGCCAAGGTCTCAGCAGGGCCTGCAAATGTCTTGCTTGACCGCAAAGAAGAATGGACCTGCTCACTCTGTTTAAGTGAGTGTCTTAAAACATCCAAGTTGAACTTGGAACTTTCTGAAACACTGTTCTGACTTACTAAATGACTTGATGATGATATATTCATGCTTTTCCTTTGTATATTTCCAATTTTTGGAGATTCAGACAATGGTGGGTCTTGGAGGAGTGGGGACTGACAGCATGAGCTAATTGAAATGCTCCTTCCGGTTGCAGGACCAGAAGCTGTTAAGGTGTTAGCAGCACTTACAAAATTGTCTTCCATAGAACCATTGGCCATCTGAGGAAGTTCATTCCAAGGTTCTTCCATATAGACTTCTTCAGTCATACTTACTTCACTCATCAAGTCTGTCTCACCACTTTCCTCCATTGAATAAAACTGGATGGAATCCCTACTAACAGGCTTGTCTCTAATATTGTCTTCAGAAGAGCTATGCAACTTATCTAGATGCTGACGAATCTCCCTTACATCATCCTCATCAACATTTACCTCTTCATCAGAATCATTATCTATGGGGGGTAGAATCAAAGAGCGGTACTCTCAATTGATTCAAGCTTTCACGTACATTACGCCCTTGAAA of Quercus lobata isolate SW786 chromosome 8, ValleyOak3.0 Primary Assembly, whole genome shotgun sequence contains these proteins:
- the LOC115956287 gene encoding kinesin-like protein KIN-12F; its protein translation is MPWGTSSKCFNSSKTSRITLVDLAGLDRNKVDDARRQGVKEGKHVKKSLSQLGHLVNILAKAAQSGNLEDITYRGSCLTHLLQESLGGNLKLTVLCAISPENKNSGDTLRTLRFGQRVKFIRNEPVINEITEDDVNGLSDQIHQLKEELIRAKSSKSVGSQNGYFQGHNDSDEEVNVDEDDVREIRQHLDKLHSSSEDNIRDKPVSRDSIQFYSMEESGETDLMSEVSMTEEVYMEEPWNELPQMANGSMEDNFVSAANTLTASGPATGRSISISSCCQSPLLQDPPLSESPKIGNIQRKSMNISSSSHLVSQNSVSESSKFNLDVLRHSLKQSEQVHSSLRSSKTFAGPAETLAASLHRGLQIIDYHQRNSASKKSSANASVQTLPEERPSSNGPSSSFLCTSCQRRISEKDSNEVKDSLKTWIVPVDEAENPTQLTDEVPQDAGNAMIKGLKREELENVCVEQAAKIEQLNRQVEQYKLMEEEHSQEINKLRLEASKNEIVPFKDSKNDDYHSQRGEDKLLRYNSVENYQPEIIKEKCKIKEVVVAGTGNQYFDLNEKEALLKEIESLKSKLQSYSDPSSNKSNEKLRSSCFAIIPITKKWCRSTRL